The Gemmatimonadota bacterium genome segment TCAGAGCGGTTGGTTGACCGGGATTCGGACGTCGATCTGCCCTCCCGCGTGGCGAACTGGTCGACACCCCGGGGCAACGCGCCCTGGTCGCCCTACGGGGACACCTGCGAACCCGAGTTGACCGGAGAGGACGAGGCCCTGGCACTCCGGCTCATCAAGGCCGGATCCGTGAGCGGCCGGTACGACTTCCATGAAGGGCCGCTGGATGCCCTCGTCCGCGAGATGCTGGACGCCTTTCCGCCGCCCGGGGACATCGAGGAGATCCTCGCGGAGGAAGACTACGCGCCGCCGGGCAACCGGCTGGTATTGCACGGGATGCCTGGAGAATCAATCGAGGGATTCAACGTGCCCGGTTTCGTGGAAAGGGTCGAGGTTCCGCGAGAACTCCGCGGGATCATCGCGGTGCGCGAGGTACGCAGGGAATACAACATCGCCCGGGGTGAGATCGCCCTGTACCAGGTGACGGTGCCGCCGGAGATAGACCTGACACGCCACGAGGACGAACCCGCCCCATCGGACGGCCATAACGTCGCGGTGTTTACGTTCAGCGCCGGAGGCGCGGAGTATAAGGTGTGGTTCGATAGCGGGACGGACCTGGACGTGGCGTCCTTCGTGGTGAAATGATCCCCGTCATCACGTTAGTCCTACTTTGTGGAAGGTGACTTCTCGGCGTCGAACACGGGCAACTCTATATCAGGAACAGCAGCAGCACCAGCACCAAACTTGAGATACCCCCGGACTTCATCAACCTTCGTTTCGACGCGGTCGATTTTATCTCCCAGGTTCCGTATTTCAGATCGGATCTCGGCTTTCAAGTCCAGATACATCAGGACGGCCGCCCCGATTAATGCCGCCTTAATGGTCGTGTCCATCCAAGCTTTCCGGTCCATCGCCACCGCCTTGTTTTCGTGTTGCCTGTCCCAACACAGTCCGTGCTCTTATATAAAGAGTCGGGCAATAACCGGCAGCTCTCGTAATTAAAGTTCAAATACTCCCTACCGCATCCGAATCTCTCACCTTCACGGCATTTGCCTTTGACACTGCGCTTTCCGCACCCGTAATATATCTCCCGCTCACACGCTCACGACATGCTGCCCGGGGCATCCACCCATGACGCCTGTGCCAACAGACTACGACCTCGACCTGAAGGTGGCGGAACTCAGGATCAGCGGGTTCACGCTCTTCGAGGACCTCGTCGCGCCGGAGAAGATCGACCGCATACGGGCGGCTTTCATGCCGCGGCTCGACCGGCTCAGGGCCCGCGAGTCGAATGAGGTCCACCCGGAGGAGCGGGGCGAGGTGAGGACGGGCAAGGGACGGCAGCAGTTCGTCAATCGCTATACCATGCACGTTCCCTGGGAACCGCCTTTCTCCGATCCGGAGATCTACGAGCACCCCGTGGTGCTGGCTTTCCTGGAACGATACTGGGGCGTCGACGATTTCCACATCACCTGCTACCACTCCAACAATCCCTATCCGGGCAGCGAGTACCAGCCCTGGCACCGGGACATTCACCTGATTACGCCACATATCGGCCTGCCGGTCTGCCCTCATTTCGGCATCAAGTTCCCCCTGGTGGACACCAGTGAAGAGAACGGCAGCTTCGAAGTCATGCCGGGCACGCAATACCTGGCGGACCCCAACATGGAGAAATCCTACGATGACGTGCTGCTGCGGGGGGATTTCCCGCCCGCCCACCGGCTGAACCTGAAGAAGGGCACCTTTTGGGTGCAGGACCCGAGGGCCCTTCACCGGGGCACGCCGAACCGGTCGAACCATGCCCGGGCGGAGCTGGTCATCTGCTATTCGAGACCGTGGTTCCGCACGTCCACTATCGAGATGACGGAAGCGGAATATGGGAAACTTTCGGACCGCGGCAGGGCATTGCTGTCACGCAGCAGGATCGTGGCGGCGTGATCCGGACCGGTCATCCCGCTGAAAAACCGGAGCGCTCCATGCTGTCCGGCGGCCAGATCGTACATTTTCACACTTTTGGTTTCCTGGTCATTCGACAGGCGTTTGCCAGGGACGAAGTAGACGCGCTGATCCAGGAGGCCGCCACGGCGTGCACGCAGAAGCTCGGCCGCGACATCGGCGAAGAGGAATGGTTCTGGGACGGGGAGTTCGTGGAGTCGCGCCCCGAATTGACGCGGCTCGTGGAAGACGACCGGATTTACCTGCCTGTGACGGAACTCCTGGGCGACGACCTCATCTGGATCGGTTCGGAGGGGATGTGGGGAATCGACCCTGAGCTGGCCGACCACACCTGGCATTTCGACGGCCACAAGACGTCACGGTTACTCGACTATACCCGGACCAAGGTCATGCTGTACCTCGATCGGCAGACGAAGGATACGGGCGCGCTGCGGGTCATCCCCGGTTCCCACCGGGATCCCTTGCATCAGGCGCTCCTGCCCCTCCAGGACGCTCACCTGGGCGGCGATCCCAGCCCTTTCGGCGTCGACGGCCCCCGGATCCCCGGCTGCGCTATCGAAACCGAACCCGGCGATATCGTCCTGTTCAACCAGTGGCTTTACCATGCGGTTTACGGCAAGGCGGGTAAACGGCGGGTCATCGTCTTCAAGTTCGGCCCCCGTCCGCGCACTGGCGCTCACAGGGACATGCTGCTTGAAGGCGTGCCGCAGGGGTTCAGGCCCCATCCGTCGTTCCTGGAAACCGAACGTCCCCGTTTACGGCGACTGGCCGCGGGTATAGAAGCGGTCGGCAGGAAAGCCGAATAGGCGAACCGAAATCCCGGCGGCGAAAGAGACGCCCGGCGGCAGGTCAGACGTCCGCCGCCCGTCAGACCGGTCGCTCGTAATTCAGGGCGCCCGTCAGACCGGCCGCTTGATCCTCGCCACGATTCCTCCCCACCAGTTTCGCAGGTCTTCGAAGGCGCTGTAGACCAGGGGCAGCGCGATCATGGCGCCGATGGTGGAGAAGATCAACCCGCCCATGACCGACCGGCCCATGGGGTAGTAGGGCTGGTCGCCGAGGGTGGCGGTTCCGATCGCCATGGGCAGCAGGCCGAGCATGGTGGTGAACGCCGTCATCAGGATCGGCCGCAGGCGGTCGCGACCGGCCTGGATGATCAGTTCCCGGCCCTTCAGGCGGCCTTCCCGCTCCAGGTGCTTGATGTGGTCGATGAAGACGATGGCGTTGTTGACCACGACCCCGATCAGGATCACGATGCCGATCATGGCGAGTACCGACATGTTGGTACCGGTAGCCCATAGCATCCAGTAGCACCCGAAGTAGGCGAAGGGGATGGATACGAGGATGATGATCAGGGGATCGATATAGGACTCGAACAGGGACCCCAGGAGCAACAGCACGGCAACGAGCGCGAGAAGGATCGCGGTCACCATGGCGGCCGTATCTTCTTCCAATCGCTCCCACCGGTCCCCGAGGCGCCATGAATAGCCCCTGGGCAGGGAGAGGTCCGCCAGGCTGGTGCTGATTTTGCCGCCGATGGTCTCGATGCCCTCTTTGGTGGTGTTCGCGCGGACCATCAGGATGGTCTCGCTGTCCCTGCGGAATACGGTCCTGAAGGCCGGCGTCTGGGTGAAACTGGCCATGGTGGCAAGTGGGAGCTGGGTCCCGTCGTCCAGGTAGACCGCCTGGTCCCGGAGCTGGTGAACGGTCTCGCGGTCTTCCTCCTTGGACTGTACCCATACCCGGATCTCCCGGTCTTCGGTCTTCAGGCGTCTCAGTTCGTTGCCTCGGATGCCCGAAAGGGTCATTTCGGCGACGCGCCGGGGCGTAAGGCCGAACTTGCCTGAGATCTCCCGGTCCACGGTGACCTGGACCTCGTCCTGCGTTTCCTCGTTGTCCAGGTCGGTGGTGATGGCCGTGATCTCGGGCAATTGGCCCAGCCGCGCGTTCACGTCCTCCGCGATCTGTTCGAGCCGCCTCGGGTTTTCTCCGTGCAGGGCGATGCTCACCCTCGGATCTTCGTCGCCGCCCTCGCCCCATCGCCATCTCACGACGAGTCCCGGTACCTCCGGGATGGTGTCCCTGATGATCCGGGCGACCTCTTCCGAAGAACGGTACGACTGCACGCCGCCCTGGGTGCCGAGGATCAACAGGATCGCGATGTACAGTGCCGTCAGCACGGCGGTAATCTGCAGCGCGTTGGACTTCCTGCGCACCAGGACGAGTACGACCGCGCACAGGGCGAGCGATCCCCAGACCCACGGCGCTTTTGCGTTGTGCCGGAGGCTGTCCCAGACCGAGTCGTCCGAACCGCTATGGAGGAACACTTCAAAGGTGATGCGCCCGGGCCGGAAATCGGAACGAATAGCCCGGATGTTCAGCGAATCGGCCGAAGCCATCCACTGGTTCTCCAGGTCGGTCACGAATCGATCGGTGTATTCCAGGCTGGCGAACTCGCCGGGTTCGATATACATCCAGACCCTTCGCGGGTCCGAGGACGAATTATCCAGGGTCACGCTGCGCATGGGCACCAGGAAGGTCAGGATGACGAACCCCCCCAGGATGAGCGCCACGTCGAGCCGGTGGTTCAGTACCCATCCGATCACCTGGGCGTACCGGTGTTCGAGCGCTTCCAGCAGGCTGACCGTGGGCAGGCGTCCTTCCTTCAACAGCCGGGAAGCCAGGAGCGGTATGAAACTGAGCGACATCACCAGGGACGAGATCAGGGAGATGGTGATGACGAGACCGAACTCCCGCATCTCCGTCTGCGCGTTTCCGCCTCCGATGAAAAGCAGGGGCAGGAACACGATGGCCGTCGTCAACGTGGCGGCGCTGACGGCCACAGATACTTCGCGGGCGCCCTGGATCGCCGCCTGCACGGGCTCCAGGCCCATCCGCCGCAGCCGGACAATGTTCTCCAGCACCACTACGGCGTTGTCCACCAGCATGCCGATACCGAGCATCAGTCCCATGAGCGAAATGAGGTTGAGCGACAGGATGCCGTAACCGGTATTCACGAAATACATGACCGTGAAGGTCACGAGGATGGACGCGGGGATGGATGCGGCGATGATGAAGGTCGTCCGGTACCTCCGCAGGAAGAAAAACAGCACGCCCAGGGCGAACAGGCCGCCCCACATGCCGGCGGTACCGAGCGCTTTGAGCGAATTCAGGATCCAGGAAGACTGCTCGAAGAAGATGAAGTAGGACAGGCCGGGCCAGCGCGGATCGCGGGTCAGGTCGCTCAGGGTCTCCTTCACGGCCGCCGTGACTTCCACCGTGTTGGCGTTCGACTCCTTGCTGATCACCATGCCCACGGCGTCCTGGCCGTTCAGGCGGAACCGGCGAAATGACGTGGGTTTCCGGTATTCCACCCGGGCCACGTCGCTGAGCTTGAGGCCCCTTTCATTGATGGGGTAGGACTGGATGTCCTCCACGGTTTCGAAGGCGCCGGAGAGCCGGACGATATAGCGGAACCCGCCGTCTTCCACGTAGCCTCCGGGCGAGTCCATGTTGGCCTGGTCCATGGCGCGGATGAACTGTTCCACGTTCACCCTGTACGCCTTCAGCAGGTCCTCGTCCAGGTCGATGATTACCTGCCTGGACCGGGACCCCCACGCGTCGATGCCGGCGATGCCGTCGATCCGCTCGATGCGGGGGATCAGCTGCTCGTCGACGACCTGAAACAGGGCGTCGCGGTCGCCGTGCCAGGACAGGGAGAGAAACATGATGGGGATGTCCGTGCTGGAGAACTTCCGCACCCAGATCCGGTTGATCTCGTCCGGCAGCGCCGGGCGCACCCGTTCCACGCGGTCCCTGACCTCCACGTAGGCCAGCTTCATGTCAGTGCCCGGTTCGAAGACAAGGTTGACGTTCACGCCGTTGGTACTCGAATTGGATTCCACGCGCTGCAGTCCGCGCAGGGTCTTCAGTTCTCCTTCCAGCGGACGGGCGATCAGGTGGACGTTGTCCTCCGGCGTGGAATTTGGATAGGGTACCCAGACGTTCATCCAGATCCCGTCTCTCGCCGGAACGAGCTCCATCGGCAGCAACCGGAAAGAGACCGCCCCGAAGAGGATCGCGCTCACCAGGACCATGAACACGGTGACGGGCCTTCGGAAGGCGAAGGCGGTCCAGTTGTGGGGGGATAGGAATTTGAACATATCAGGCTCGTTGGTTTCCGGTCATGACTGGACGGGACCCTCCGGGACAGGGCCTGCCGGGACGGGACCCACCGGTGGCGCAGCCTCTGCGGGAGCGCTGTGCTGATCCCGGTCCACCAGCGAGTAGATCACCGGGATCACGATGAGGGTCAGGAAGGTCGAAGCGATCAGTCCGGCGATCACGGTAACGGCCAGGGGCGTGCGGATCTCGGCGCCTTCGCCCAGTCCCAGCGCGAGCGGAAGCAGTCCCAGGATCGTCGTGGCCGAAGTCATGAGTATGGGGCGAAGCCTTACCCGGCCCGCGGTGATGACCGCCTCGATCCGCTCGATGCCGCGGCGCCGCAACTGGTTGATATAGTCCACCAGCACGATGGCGTTGTTCACCACGATCCCGGCCAGCATGATGATGCCGATCAGGACGATCACGCTGATCGCGATGTCCAGTAGATAAAGGGTAAGCAAAACACCCGAGAGGGCAAGCAGAAAGGAGATCATGATGATGAAGGGATGGAGCAGCGACTCGAACTGCGAAGCCATGACCAGGTAGACCAGGAATACGGCCATGGCGATGGCCAGCAGCATGCTGCGCGAAGCGATGGTCATCTCCCGGTACTGGCCGCCGATGTCGATGCTGAAGTCGTCGGGAAGACGCATTCCGGCAAGCCTCTCCTGCATGTCGCCGGCCACGCTTCCCAGGTCGATGCCGGTCAGATTCGCCGTCACCAGGGCCACGCGCTGCTGGTCGATGCGCCGGATCTCGCTGGGGCCTTCGTCCAGCTGGACCAGGGCCACGGCGCCGAGCTGGATAGGACCGCCTTCCTGCGCGCGGGATGAAGAAGCCTGATTGCTCGGTCGGAATGCCGACTCCTCCCCTTCTTCGTTGCGGTTCGTACGTTCATTCTGCCCGGTGTTACTCCGTTCGCCCGCGTTTACGGCCATGGCCTTCAACTGGGCGATCTGCCTCCGGTCTTCTTCCCTTGCCCGCACCAGGATGTCGATCTTGCGTTCTCCCGCCGAGAACCGGGTGGCCACGCTGCCGCGGACCTTGTTCCGGATCGCGTCCGCGGCCTGCCCGATGTCCACTCCGAGGGCCGCCATCCGGTCGCGGTCGAATACGATCACGGCTTCGGGGTAGCCCGCCTCCATCAGGGACCGCACGTCCCTCAGGCCTTCCAGTCCGTCGAGGACGTCGACCACCTCGCCGCTGACGCCGCGGAGGTCCTTGAGGTTGTATCCCCGGATCTCGACCTCCAGCGGAGCCTTGAAGCTGAACAGCGCCGGCCGGACGAATTCGACCCGGGCGTCCGGTATATCGGCCAGGCGTTGCCGCAGACGGTCCATGACGGGATCGCTGCCTCGTGTCCGAATAGCTTCCGCGTCGAGCATGACCCCGACGCGGGCCACGTTCTCGCGTTCTTCATCCATGAGCGAACCGCTGGACTCTGTCGCGCCCACCACGACGTATACCTGCCTGATGTCCGCATCCTCCCGGATCAGCGATTCGATCATCGTCGCGGTTTCGTCCGTTTCCTCCAGCGGCGTGCCGGTGGGCAGGATGAGGTCCACCGCGAACTCGCCCTGCTCCATTTCCGGGATCAGCTCGGTGCCGAGGCGGGGAATGAGTACCATGGTCGTCCCTACGATCGCCGCGACCACGAGCAACGTGACAAAGCGCTGGTTGAGCGCCCTGGTGAGGAAGGACACGTAGGCCGACTGAAGGCCTTCAAGCCCCTTGGTGAAAACGTAAAGGATCGGTTGAGCCACCTTGCCCAGCACCCAGAAGACCCCGCGCAGGAGAAACCACGCGGGTACGAGGGCCACGAGAAGCAGGTTGGGGACGATCGTAAACAGGATCTTGAACAGGCTGCCCACCAGGAACCGGACAAGCCGGTAGACGGGCAGGATCAGCCGGGTGAGGAAGACGAGGATCCAGCGCGGAGCCCACGCGACCGCACGCAGCCACCGGTTCTTGGGAGGCCGAACATCCGGGCTGCGGTACTGCCTGACGCTGCCCCATAGCCAGTGGACTGCCAACAGGAGGATCCTGCCGACAAGGTATAAGGGAAAGAACAGGATCCAGCGGGCCGCACCTGGGGCCCGATCGCCACCCTTCTGCCGGAAATGCTGAGCGATCTCACCGAACCAGCGCAGGCCCGGGAAGGTGTTCACGAACCAGTTCGCCGAATCGCTGCCCAGCCTGCCGGCAAACCATCGGATCGTCCCACCGCGCTCCTCCGCGGCCGTCCGCCTGAAATCTCCGAAGGCCGACTGTACCCAGAGGCCCCGCCCCGCCCTTTCGCCCAGGCTGCCTTCCCGCGAAGCCATCATGGGAATGAAGGTCAGGGCCACGGCCAGGGACGCCAGGAGGGCGAATGTGACGGTCAGGGCCTGGTCGGTGAAAATCTGGCCAGCGATGCCTTCGATGAATACGATGGGAAAGAACACGGCGATCGTGGTCAGGGTCGAAGCGGTCACCGCCATCCCCACTTCCGACGCGCCTCGGCGGGCGGCTTCCACCATGCTGTCGCCTTCCTCCCGGCAGCGGAAGATACTCTCCAGCACGACGATGGCGTTGTCCACCAGCATGCCGATGCCCAGGGCCAGGCCGCCGAGGGACATGATGTTGAGCGTGGTCTGGCTGAAGAACATCAGGATGAAGGTGATCAGTACGGACACCGGGATGGCCACGCCGACGATGAGCGTGCTGCGGAGGTTGCGCAGGAAGAGGAAGAGGACGAGGATCGCCAGCACGCCGCCCCACTGGGCCGTCTTGATGACTTCGTCGATGGCGTTTTCGATGAAGCGGGACTGGTCCGACACGAGGTGCAGGGTCACCCCTTCGGGCAGCGTCGAAACGATGGTGTTCGCCTCGATGCCCATCACGGCGGCACCGGGTCCGGCGCCCGTTGATTCCGCGCCGGCCGCGGCTGTCTCTTCCGACTCCTCGGTTGCTTCGTCTTCCGCTCCGTCGGCAACTACCGGTTCCGCATCCTCCGTTGGTTCAGCGTCCCCTGTCTCCACATCACCCAGCCGTTCCCGGATTGCCCGGGCGACCGTCACCGTGTTGGCATCCGCTTCCTTGAACAGGGCGATTTCCACGCTTTCGCGGCCGTTGATCCGCGTAAGCGTCTTCCTTTCCTTGAAATGCCGCCGGACCGTGGCCACGTCGTGGAGGCGCACGGGTACCTCGCCCCGGCTGGAGATGATGATCTCGCCGATCTCCTCGACGGTCTGGAACTCGTTGACCGCCCGTACGATCAGCGCTTCGTCGCCTTCCTGAAGCTGCCCCCCGGCCTGGTTGATGTTCTCCGCGGCGAGACGCTGGTTGATCTGGCCGAAGGTAAGTCCCAGCCGGGTCAATTGCGCTTCGTTGATCTCAACCTGGATTTCTTCTACCAGCCCACCCTTGATACGGACTGACGCGACGCCCGGCACCGTTTCGAGCTGCCGCCTGATCTCCCAGTCCGCCAGGTTCCGCAGCATGATCAGGTCGTCCCCGGACAACCCCAGGCGCATGATGGGATCGAGCTCCGGGTTGTACCGCAGGAGGATGGGACGCTCGGCGTCCTGGGGCAGGAATACGCGGTCCACCCGTTCCCGCACGTCCATAATGGCCAGGTTCATGTCCGTGTCCCAATCAAACTCGAGCACCACGTCGGAGACGCCCGCCCGGGAGATGGAACTGACTTCCACCAGGCCGGTAACGACCCCCACGTCCTCTTCGATCCTGCGGGATATGAGGTTTTCGATTTCCTGGGGAGCGGCGCCTTCGTACTCCGTGCGCACCGTGAGGGAAGGGTAGGAGATGTCCGGAAGGAGATTGACCGCCAGACGCTGGAAGGACACGTATCCGAAAATCAGCGCAGCCAGTACCAGCATCGTGATGGTGACGGGCTTGCGAATGGCGAAATCAACGATGTTCATGGAGGTTATTCCGGCGCTTCGGGAGCGACGATCTTAACCCGGGTGCTGTCTCTCATGCTGCGATGGCCGGCGATCACGACCAGGTCGCCCGGGTTCAGCCCTTCCTGGATCTCGGTGAAGTCCGCATCTTGCAGGCCGAGGGTGAGGGCGACGCGCGTTGCGATGCTGTCCTTCACGGTGAAGACTTCATCGTCTTCCAGCAGGGCGATCTTGGGGATCAGCAGCACGCCTTCGTGCTGGTCTGCGAGGATGGTCACCTTGACGAACATGCCCGGCTTGAGCCGCCAACCGGGATCGTCGATCCTTATGGTGACCTTGAAGGTGCCGTTCTGCGGATTGATGATGGAGCTCACTCGGTGTATCGTGCCGTTGAACGTGCCGTCCGGCAGGGTCTCCGTTTCGAGGATGACCTGCTGGTCCGGGGCCACGTGCGACCACTCCATTTCTGGCAGATGGGTGTAGATCAGCAACGTGTTCAGGTCGACCAGTGTGAAAAGCGCATCCCCCGGCCTGGCCATGTTGCCGACGTTCTGGTGGCGTTCCGTTATGGTGCCGCTGAAAGGCGCGCGTATGGTGGTCTTGTCGAAGGCGACCTTGGCGGACTCCCAGTCCGCCCTGGCCATGATCAGCTCCCGCTCCTTCGCCTCGTGATCCACCTCGCTGATGAGCTGTCCCTCCAGCATGGCCGCCGAACGATCGAATTCCTGCTTGCGGGCATCCCGGATGGCCTCCGCGCGCGCCAGGGTTACTTCCTCTTCGTCGTTTTCCAGCACGGCGAGGACATCGCCCCGCTTCACGTAGTCGCCTTCTTCGACGCGCATCTCTTCGATCATGGCG includes the following:
- a CDS encoding efflux RND transporter permease subunit, with the protein product MNIVDFAIRKPVTITMLVLAALIFGYVSFQRLAVNLLPDISYPSLTVRTEYEGAAPQEIENLISRRIEEDVGVVTGLVEVSSISRAGVSDVVLEFDWDTDMNLAIMDVRERVDRVFLPQDAERPILLRYNPELDPIMRLGLSGDDLIMLRNLADWEIRRQLETVPGVASVRIKGGLVEEIQVEINEAQLTRLGLTFGQINQRLAAENINQAGGQLQEGDEALIVRAVNEFQTVEEIGEIIISSRGEVPVRLHDVATVRRHFKERKTLTRINGRESVEIALFKEADANTVTVARAIRERLGDVETGDAEPTEDAEPVVADGAEDEATEESEETAAAGAESTGAGPGAAVMGIEANTIVSTLPEGVTLHLVSDQSRFIENAIDEVIKTAQWGGVLAILVLFLFLRNLRSTLIVGVAIPVSVLITFILMFFSQTTLNIMSLGGLALGIGMLVDNAIVVLESIFRCREEGDSMVEAARRGASEVGMAVTASTLTTIAVFFPIVFIEGIAGQIFTDQALTVTFALLASLAVALTFIPMMASREGSLGERAGRGLWVQSAFGDFRRTAAEERGGTIRWFAGRLGSDSANWFVNTFPGLRWFGEIAQHFRQKGGDRAPGAARWILFFPLYLVGRILLLAVHWLWGSVRQYRSPDVRPPKNRWLRAVAWAPRWILVFLTRLILPVYRLVRFLVGSLFKILFTIVPNLLLVALVPAWFLLRGVFWVLGKVAQPILYVFTKGLEGLQSAYVSFLTRALNQRFVTLLVVAAIVGTTMVLIPRLGTELIPEMEQGEFAVDLILPTGTPLEETDETATMIESLIREDADIRQVYVVVGATESSGSLMDEERENVARVGVMLDAEAIRTRGSDPVMDRLRQRLADIPDARVEFVRPALFSFKAPLEVEIRGYNLKDLRGVSGEVVDVLDGLEGLRDVRSLMEAGYPEAVIVFDRDRMAALGVDIGQAADAIRNKVRGSVATRFSAGERKIDILVRAREEDRRQIAQLKAMAVNAGERSNTGQNERTNRNEEGEESAFRPSNQASSSRAQEGGPIQLGAVALVQLDEGPSEIRRIDQQRVALVTANLTGIDLGSVAGDMQERLAGMRLPDDFSIDIGGQYREMTIASRSMLLAIAMAVFLVYLVMASQFESLLHPFIIMISFLLALSGVLLTLYLLDIAISVIVLIGIIMLAGIVVNNAIVLVDYINQLRRRGIERIEAVITAGRVRLRPILMTSATTILGLLPLALGLGEGAEIRTPLAVTVIAGLIASTFLTLIVIPVIYSLVDRDQHSAPAEAAPPVGPVPAGPVPEGPVQS
- a CDS encoding efflux RND transporter periplasmic adaptor subunit, yielding MRRPGVLPLIMRLSRTAAAAACIAFLAAFIATGCGDASSEAAEGETGEEKVVGKDGEAEADTTEVLPVPVNVFEASLGTISDVVLTTASVEADRDAQIFPRTTAMIEEMRVEEGDYVKRGDVLAVLENDEEEVTLARAEAIRDARKQEFDRSAAMLEGQLISEVDHEAKERELIMARADWESAKVAFDKTTIRAPFSGTITERHQNVGNMARPGDALFTLVDLNTLLIYTHLPEMEWSHVAPDQQVILETETLPDGTFNGTIHRVSSIINPQNGTFKVTIRIDDPGWRLKPGMFVKVTILADQHEGVLLIPKIALLEDDEVFTVKDSIATRVALTLGLQDADFTEIQEGLNPGDLVVIAGHRSMRDSTRVKIVAPEAPE
- a CDS encoding efflux RND transporter permease subunit, with amino-acid sequence MFKFLSPHNWTAFAFRRPVTVFMVLVSAILFGAVSFRLLPMELVPARDGIWMNVWVPYPNSTPEDNVHLIARPLEGELKTLRGLQRVESNSSTNGVNVNLVFEPGTDMKLAYVEVRDRVERVRPALPDEINRIWVRKFSSTDIPIMFLSLSWHGDRDALFQVVDEQLIPRIERIDGIAGIDAWGSRSRQVIIDLDEDLLKAYRVNVEQFIRAMDQANMDSPGGYVEDGGFRYIVRLSGAFETVEDIQSYPINERGLKLSDVARVEYRKPTSFRRFRLNGQDAVGMVISKESNANTVEVTAAVKETLSDLTRDPRWPGLSYFIFFEQSSWILNSLKALGTAGMWGGLFALGVLFFFLRRYRTTFIIAASIPASILVTFTVMYFVNTGYGILSLNLISLMGLMLGIGMLVDNAVVVLENIVRLRRMGLEPVQAAIQGAREVSVAVSAATLTTAIVFLPLLFIGGGNAQTEMREFGLVITISLISSLVMSLSFIPLLASRLLKEGRLPTVSLLEALEHRYAQVIGWVLNHRLDVALILGGFVILTFLVPMRSVTLDNSSSDPRRVWMYIEPGEFASLEYTDRFVTDLENQWMASADSLNIRAIRSDFRPGRITFEVFLHSGSDDSVWDSLRHNAKAPWVWGSLALCAVVLVLVRRKSNALQITAVLTALYIAILLILGTQGGVQSYRSSEEVARIIRDTIPEVPGLVVRWRWGEGGDEDPRVSIALHGENPRRLEQIAEDVNARLGQLPEITAITTDLDNEETQDEVQVTVDREISGKFGLTPRRVAEMTLSGIRGNELRRLKTEDREIRVWVQSKEEDRETVHQLRDQAVYLDDGTQLPLATMASFTQTPAFRTVFRRDSETILMVRANTTKEGIETIGGKISTSLADLSLPRGYSWRLGDRWERLEEDTAAMVTAILLALVAVLLLLGSLFESYIDPLIIILVSIPFAYFGCYWMLWATGTNMSVLAMIGIVILIGVVVNNAIVFIDHIKHLEREGRLKGRELIIQAGRDRLRPILMTAFTTMLGLLPMAIGTATLGDQPYYPMGRSVMGGLIFSTIGAMIALPLVYSAFEDLRNWWGGIVARIKRPV
- a CDS encoding phytanoyl-CoA dioxygenase family protein, with protein sequence MTPVPTDYDLDLKVAELRISGFTLFEDLVAPEKIDRIRAAFMPRLDRLRARESNEVHPEERGEVRTGKGRQQFVNRYTMHVPWEPPFSDPEIYEHPVVLAFLERYWGVDDFHITCYHSNNPYPGSEYQPWHRDIHLITPHIGLPVCPHFGIKFPLVDTSEENGSFEVMPGTQYLADPNMEKSYDDVLLRGDFPPAHRLNLKKGTFWVQDPRALHRGTPNRSNHARAELVICYSRPWFRTSTIEMTEAEYGKLSDRGRALLSRSRIVAA
- a CDS encoding phytanoyl-CoA dioxygenase family protein, coding for MIRTGHPAEKPERSMLSGGQIVHFHTFGFLVIRQAFARDEVDALIQEAATACTQKLGRDIGEEEWFWDGEFVESRPELTRLVEDDRIYLPVTELLGDDLIWIGSEGMWGIDPELADHTWHFDGHKTSRLLDYTRTKVMLYLDRQTKDTGALRVIPGSHRDPLHQALLPLQDAHLGGDPSPFGVDGPRIPGCAIETEPGDIVLFNQWLYHAVYGKAGKRRVIVFKFGPRPRTGAHRDMLLEGVPQGFRPHPSFLETERPRLRRLAAGIEAVGRKAE